The Echinicola rosea genome has a segment encoding these proteins:
- a CDS encoding polysaccharide biosynthesis/export family protein: MTTTFRAYALPLVLLVCFAVFSCVPNKKVIYLQNQEGKEPIPDEQLISYEQPEYRLQYNDIIDIQVMTAEDLIEFGFNSSNSTSTSSMMMGQIAQTGGDVYYMTGYSVDAKGNVRIPIIGELNVMNLTVEEVRIKVQEKLKGFLSSEFYVRVKLGGIRFSAIGEFRHPGKYVVLQDRMTIFEAIAQAGDLSTVAKRDEVLLIRQYPEGTKLHRINLNDRHIIESPYYFIQPNDQIYAEPMKVREIGSGVNATQTLTLITSSITALALLLNLFN; this comes from the coding sequence ATGACCACCACCTTTAGAGCTTATGCATTGCCATTGGTACTGTTAGTTTGTTTCGCAGTGTTTTCCTGTGTGCCAAACAAAAAAGTGATTTACCTCCAAAACCAAGAGGGGAAAGAACCGATTCCTGATGAGCAGCTCATTAGTTACGAACAGCCAGAGTACCGTTTGCAGTACAATGATATCATTGACATCCAGGTGATGACTGCTGAAGACCTGATAGAATTTGGATTTAACAGCAGCAATTCCACTTCCACAAGTAGCATGATGATGGGCCAGATAGCGCAGACGGGAGGGGACGTTTATTATATGACGGGGTATTCTGTCGATGCTAAAGGAAATGTGCGCATTCCCATCATTGGAGAGCTAAATGTCATGAACCTTACAGTGGAGGAGGTGAGGATAAAAGTCCAGGAAAAGTTAAAGGGTTTTCTATCCTCAGAGTTTTATGTCCGGGTGAAGCTCGGAGGAATCCGCTTTTCGGCCATTGGGGAATTTCGGCATCCTGGAAAGTACGTCGTGCTGCAAGACCGAATGACCATTTTTGAAGCCATCGCCCAGGCGGGTGACTTGAGCACAGTGGCCAAGAGAGACGAAGTATTACTGATTAGACAATATCCCGAAGGAACGAAACTACATAGGATCAATTTGAATGATCGGCACATCATTGAATCTCCCTACTATTTTATCCAGCCAAACGATCAGATATACGCTGAGCCCATGAAAGTGAGAGAAATAGGTTCAGGTGTCAATGCCACCCAGACCTTGACACTGATTACTTCATCCATTACAGCTTTGGCCTTACTGCTTAACCTTTTTAATTAA
- a CDS encoding LytR/AlgR family response regulator transcription factor has translation MKKVLIVEDELDLGENLEEILTVLGYNVAPIISDGNMVLDYLRYSQPDLILMDVLIDGDMDGIELAKKIKESYRIPIIFLTGYSDKMILDRISKVNYEGYLLKPFQIDTLKTCLYLTFKNQEAPKEKVKPQTLKIRDKGFLVPVPVEDITVLEADGLYTKIYTLSKPYTIRDILKDVTEKLPDETFLRIHKSFTINVNHIHAYNAKELTVGGQTIPMRRGFLKKLKGILEDRKVLSVN, from the coding sequence ATGAAGAAAGTTTTAATCGTAGAAGACGAATTGGATTTAGGAGAAAACTTGGAAGAAATCTTAACGGTACTAGGCTATAATGTAGCCCCCATCATCTCTGATGGTAATATGGTGCTTGACTATCTTAGATATAGCCAGCCAGATCTCATCCTTATGGACGTACTGATAGATGGAGATATGGATGGGATCGAATTGGCAAAGAAAATAAAGGAATCGTATCGTATCCCCATTATTTTTTTGACAGGCTATTCCGACAAAATGATACTGGATAGGATTTCCAAAGTGAATTATGAAGGATATCTGCTGAAGCCATTTCAGATCGATACGCTAAAGACTTGCCTTTATCTTACTTTTAAAAACCAAGAAGCCCCCAAGGAAAAAGTCAAGCCCCAAACCCTAAAAATCAGGGATAAAGGCTTCTTGGTACCCGTTCCTGTAGAAGACATCACTGTGTTGGAGGCAGACGGACTGTACACCAAAATTTACACATTGTCCAAGCCTTACACGATTCGGGATATCCTTAAAGATGTCACTGAAAAACTGCCTGACGAGACATTTCTCCGCATCCACAAATCTTTCACCATCAATGTAAACCATATCCACGCTTATAACGCCAAAGAATTGACCGTCGGGGGGCAAACCATTCCTATGAGAAGGGGGTTTCTAAAAAAACTCAAAGGTATTCTAGAAGACAGAAAAGTACTTTCAGTCAACTAA
- a CDS encoding NAD-dependent epimerase has translation MKYLVTGTAGFIGFHVAKKLLERGEEVIGVDSINDYYDINLKYSRLEATGILRDQVVAGKYIRSTDYANYIFVKLDLADKISLMELMAQFKIDVVIHLAAQAGVRYSLEHPDAYVQANIQGFLNVLEACRQYPVKHLVYASSSSVYGANKMMPFSTAHGVDHPVSLYAATKKSNELMAHTYSHLFQIPTTGLRFFTVYGPWGRPDMAMFLFADAIRKGEPIKVFNHGKMERDFTYIDDIVAGVIKVADKPAQPDQNWHESPKTSTSYVPYKVYNIGNSTPVKLMDYIQALEKAMGKSAKKTMMPMQAGDVVSTYADVQDLTRDTGYRPDTPLEKGVRQFVDWYSSYYGFSRKSREHLTP, from the coding sequence ATGAAGTATTTAGTGACAGGCACTGCTGGGTTTATTGGCTTTCACGTAGCCAAAAAATTGCTGGAAAGAGGGGAGGAGGTAATCGGAGTGGACTCCATCAATGATTATTATGATATCAACTTAAAATATAGCCGATTAGAGGCGACCGGTATTTTGAGGGATCAAGTAGTGGCAGGAAAGTATATTCGGTCAACCGACTATGCAAATTATATCTTTGTAAAACTGGACTTGGCCGATAAGATTTCCCTTATGGAATTGATGGCTCAATTTAAAATTGATGTGGTCATTCATTTGGCAGCGCAGGCAGGGGTAAGGTATTCTCTTGAGCATCCAGATGCTTATGTGCAGGCAAACATCCAAGGCTTCTTGAATGTATTGGAAGCCTGCAGGCAATATCCCGTTAAGCACTTGGTATATGCTTCCTCAAGTTCTGTTTATGGAGCCAATAAAATGATGCCCTTTTCGACAGCGCATGGGGTGGATCACCCCGTAAGTCTATATGCTGCAACCAAAAAGTCCAATGAACTTATGGCCCACACCTATAGCCATTTGTTTCAAATCCCCACGACCGGGTTACGTTTTTTTACAGTGTATGGACCCTGGGGCAGGCCGGATATGGCGATGTTTCTCTTCGCTGATGCCATTAGAAAAGGTGAGCCGATCAAGGTGTTTAATCACGGTAAGATGGAAAGGGATTTTACCTATATCGATGATATAGTGGCGGGTGTCATAAAGGTAGCCGATAAACCCGCTCAGCCAGATCAGAACTGGCACGAATCCCCAAAAACAAGCACTTCTTACGTTCCCTATAAAGTGTATAATATCGGAAACAGCACACCTGTCAAGCTGATGGATTACATCCAAGCTTTGGAAAAAGCGATGGGTAAAAGTGCGAAAAAGACAATGATGCCTATGCAGGCCGGAGACGTGGTTTCCACGTATGCTGATGTGCAAGATCTAACAAGGGATACTGGATATAGACCCGATACTCCTCTGGAGAAGGGTGTGAGGCAATTTGTGGACTGGTATTCTTCCTATTATGGATTCAGTCGGAAGAGTAGGGAGCATCTTACTCCATGA
- a CDS encoding sugar transferase, which translates to MNGSVVHFRESENNVGLMNRPQLRKNAQGEHSPMVSSGYNKVNLVVKRASDILIALMFMVVIGFWLFPIMALLIKLDSKGPVFFKQKRHGKDNELFFCYKFRSMVVNQEADTKQATKNDSRVTRVGKFIRKTSIDELPQLINVFKGDMSIVGPRPHPVSLNEQFSSQINGFMSRHHSKPGLTGLAQAKGYRGETAEFYQMYARYRMDIFYLKKWNPVLDYKIIWMTFLSLLLDRENAY; encoded by the coding sequence ATGAATGGTTCAGTTGTACATTTTAGAGAAAGTGAGAACAATGTGGGGTTAATGAATAGGCCCCAATTGAGAAAAAACGCACAAGGAGAGCATTCTCCCATGGTATCATCAGGTTATAACAAGGTAAACTTGGTGGTGAAAAGAGCTTCAGACATCCTGATAGCACTGATGTTTATGGTTGTCATAGGGTTTTGGTTATTTCCGATCATGGCACTTTTGATAAAATTGGACTCCAAAGGGCCTGTGTTTTTTAAGCAAAAGCGCCACGGCAAGGACAATGAGCTGTTCTTCTGTTATAAGTTTAGAAGCATGGTAGTCAACCAAGAAGCCGATACAAAGCAGGCCACGAAGAATGACTCCCGGGTAACCCGTGTAGGGAAATTTATCCGCAAGACCAGTATTGATGAACTGCCGCAGTTGATCAATGTTTTCAAAGGAGATATGTCCATCGTAGGGCCACGACCTCATCCGGTGTCTTTGAATGAGCAGTTTTCCTCTCAGATAAATGGTTTCATGTCACGGCATCACTCGAAGCCAGGGCTGACTGGACTTGCTCAGGCCAAGGGGTACAGGGGCGAAACGGCGGAGTTTTATCAAATGTACGCCCGCTATCGCATGGATATTTTTTACCTTAAAAAATGGAATCCAGTCTTGGACTATAAGATCATTTGGATGACTTTTTTGAGTTTACTGCTTGATCGCGAAAATGCTTATTGA
- a CDS encoding capsule assembly Wzi family protein: MFKGKCNSCKGRASRYFALLVWCAGLFFLLSMRQLQAQNLPLNQPVFQDYIRREQLIDTTSGPLSFNVRPLYLTKIEEEKYSELMTNGLLGKVVDKGAFTLRVMPATLTHTFNSTYPYGWGNGAEVPAKGQQFLMNAGVHMQAGPVSIQLYPQYHYAQNQPFEEYPEDAPLTFFEFMERGAGDIDLPVRYGDGPINELLPGNSHVKVMFGGFAAGVSTENIWWGPARFNPLMLGDNAQGFPHVTLHTTKPVKTFLGHFEGQYIMGRLGGSGHTYYSDSAYSSVFEPIEEDDWRYFTGITVSYSPKWLPGLSLGASRAFQIYRGDMADNARAWVPLFSPLPKDGEGVLENVNKREDQVLEFFFRWAIPEAHSEFYFEFMRTDHSLNWRETILNPEHSRGYVIGASKYIPITNGQYIGVSLEMTQTQNSINNIIKWDGLPNRGRGLYDNYQVIHGVTHRGQVLGSGLGRSGNIQILEISHVKGLRKIALQLERYARDQNFYHYANSNGEQVAPWIDFAVGGKYEDEIVDHLLLQAQVRMIKGMNYNFYAPYYNEKDGRYRGDPAFNLNTNIGLSYLF, encoded by the coding sequence ATGTTCAAAGGGAAATGTAATTCATGCAAGGGTAGGGCTTCTCGCTATTTTGCCCTATTAGTATGGTGTGCAGGGCTTTTCTTTTTATTGTCGATGCGGCAGCTTCAAGCGCAGAATTTGCCCTTGAACCAGCCTGTTTTCCAGGATTATATCCGCCGGGAGCAGCTTATCGATACCACGAGTGGTCCACTCAGTTTTAATGTCCGCCCTTTGTACCTCACTAAAATAGAGGAGGAAAAGTACAGCGAGTTGATGACAAATGGCCTGCTAGGGAAGGTAGTGGACAAGGGGGCGTTTACCCTTAGGGTCATGCCTGCAACACTGACCCATACCTTCAACTCCACTTATCCCTACGGCTGGGGAAATGGAGCAGAGGTACCTGCAAAAGGTCAGCAGTTCTTGATGAATGCAGGAGTTCACATGCAGGCCGGCCCTGTGAGCATCCAGCTTTATCCTCAATATCACTATGCACAGAACCAGCCATTCGAAGAATACCCAGAAGATGCGCCCCTTACTTTTTTTGAGTTTATGGAGCGTGGAGCGGGTGATATAGATCTACCGGTGCGGTATGGAGATGGGCCGATAAATGAGCTGTTGCCTGGAAATTCACATGTAAAAGTGATGTTTGGGGGATTTGCGGCTGGAGTCTCCACCGAAAATATCTGGTGGGGTCCGGCGAGATTTAACCCATTGATGCTTGGAGACAATGCCCAAGGATTTCCTCATGTCACACTGCACACGACCAAGCCTGTAAAGACCTTTTTGGGACATTTTGAAGGACAATATATCATGGGGAGGCTGGGAGGTAGCGGGCATACTTATTATAGTGATAGCGCTTATTCGTCTGTTTTTGAACCGATTGAAGAGGATGATTGGCGGTATTTTACAGGTATTACTGTCTCCTATTCTCCCAAATGGTTGCCTGGGTTGTCGTTAGGCGCAAGCCGTGCCTTTCAGATCTATAGAGGAGACATGGCCGACAATGCCAGGGCGTGGGTTCCATTGTTTTCTCCACTTCCAAAAGATGGAGAGGGCGTACTGGAAAATGTTAATAAACGGGAAGATCAAGTGCTGGAGTTTTTCTTCAGGTGGGCGATACCTGAGGCACACAGTGAGTTCTATTTTGAATTTATGCGTACGGACCACTCCTTAAATTGGAGAGAAACCATTCTTAATCCAGAGCATTCCCGTGGCTATGTGATAGGAGCAAGCAAGTATATTCCCATCACCAATGGACAATATATTGGGGTCAGTTTAGAGATGACCCAGACTCAGAATTCCATTAACAATATTATAAAATGGGACGGATTGCCAAATAGGGGGCGCGGTCTCTATGACAATTACCAAGTGATCCACGGGGTGACACACAGAGGACAAGTCCTAGGCTCAGGTTTGGGGAGAAGCGGAAATATCCAGATTCTCGAAATCAGCCATGTAAAGGGGCTAAGGAAGATCGCCTTGCAATTGGAGCGTTATGCTCGCGATCAGAATTTTTATCACTATGCCAACAGCAACGGTGAACAGGTGGCTCCATGGATTGATTTTGCTGTAGGGGGAAAATATGAAGATGAGATTGTGGACCACTTGCTCTTACAGGCGCAAGTGAGGATGATCAAGGGAATGAACTATAATTTTTATGCGCCTTACTACAATGAAAAAGATGGTCGCTATCGGGGAGATCCGGCGTTTAACTTAAATACAAATATTGGGCTTTCCTATCTCTTTTAA
- a CDS encoding NAD(P)/FAD-dependent oxidoreductase: MKTNSYDAIIVGGSYAGLSAAMSLGRALRKVLIIDSGNPCNKQTPHSHNFLTQDGKKPGEIAATGREQVLQYPTVHIENDRAIDAKKQAEGFELNTASGTTYLGKKLLFAAGIKDHMPEIDGFADCWGKSVIHCPYCHGYEVKNLPTAIMANGDKAFHLGKLLQNWTSDLTLLTNGPSTLTSDQQEALETDGIRIMTDPITALHHKDGKLQEIHFSSDRSLPLGVMYAAIPFSQHTDLPEKLGCQLNEHGYLVVNEKQETTVPGIYAAGDNSSPLRAVAMAVAAGSKAGAMVNFELVMG, translated from the coding sequence ATGAAAACAAACTCCTACGATGCGATCATTGTCGGTGGCAGCTATGCAGGACTGTCAGCCGCCATGTCCTTGGGGCGGGCTTTACGAAAAGTCCTTATCATAGACAGTGGCAATCCCTGCAACAAACAAACACCCCATTCACACAACTTCCTCACCCAAGATGGGAAAAAGCCTGGTGAAATTGCTGCTACTGGCCGAGAACAAGTACTCCAGTACCCGACGGTCCACATTGAAAACGATCGAGCCATTGATGCAAAAAAACAAGCAGAAGGTTTTGAATTGAACACAGCCTCAGGGACTACTTATCTGGGTAAAAAACTGCTCTTCGCAGCAGGCATCAAGGACCACATGCCTGAGATTGATGGATTTGCTGACTGCTGGGGAAAATCGGTGATCCACTGTCCTTATTGCCATGGATACGAGGTAAAAAACCTGCCTACTGCCATTATGGCCAATGGGGACAAGGCTTTTCATTTGGGCAAACTCCTTCAAAACTGGACCAGTGACCTTACCCTTCTTACAAATGGCCCTTCCACCCTTACTTCAGACCAACAAGAAGCGCTAGAGACTGACGGCATCCGTATCATGACCGATCCCATCACCGCTCTCCACCATAAGGACGGCAAACTGCAAGAAATCCATTTTTCGTCTGACCGTTCTTTGCCCTTGGGCGTAATGTATGCAGCGATCCCTTTTTCACAACATACCGACTTACCTGAAAAATTAGGGTGCCAATTAAATGAACATGGCTACCTGGTCGTCAATGAAAAACAGGAAACGACTGTTCCGGGCATCTATGCAGCGGGGGACAATTCGAGTCCTCTTCGTGCTGTCGCCATGGCCGTAGCCGCAGGGTCCAAGGCCGGTGCCATGGTCAATTTTGAATTGGTGATGGGATAA
- a CDS encoding type IA DNA topoisomerase: protein MKVCIAEKPSVAREIAQVIGAKSRKDGYFEGNGYQVTWTFGHFCSLYPPEDYDPTWKRWDLYTLPMLPKRFETKVIPDSGVKKQFKIIRNLVNKAETVINCGDAGQEGELIQRWVLKQADYQGKVQRLWISSLTQESIQSGFENLKPAEEFDNLYYAGSSRAIGDWLLGMNATRLYTLKYGGYKQVLSIGRVQTPTLAMLVNRHLEIKNFKPEPFWELQTIYRDTIFNSTEGKFLKKENGEALLAQITGKDLTITAIDQKEGKEYAPKLFDLTSLQVYCNNKFNLTADNTLKTVQRLYEMKVVTYPRVDTTFLPNDMYPKIPGILKGLSNYHQFTAPLLTKKIRKSPKVFNDKKVTDHHAIIPTGEEKQLGHTEQKVYDIIVRRFLAVFYPDCKVAKTQVSGEIENTTFTAKGKEILEEGWRALFAKDNKKEKDDGDSKDEDEEGILPAFEKGEHGPHQPTLKEKTTKPPKNYTEASLLRAMETAGKQVEDDELRELMKSNGIGRPSTRASIIETLFRRKYIQRNKKLVVPTEMGIQLIGTIQNELLKSAELTGQWEKQLKEIEEGEFSAIQFISNMKKMVASLVTEVKQESNKPRLASPYASDSNKNASTAKSTNSPTKRTAKGLNDVSCPKCGQGNVIKGKTAYGCSQWKTGCNLRLPMKVMGKKLTDKQVQRLIEKKATTKLKGFQIEGQKVEGVLKLTDNFEVEFDHKSPAPSKPIPVKMPPCPKCRKGTIIKGNTAYGCSEWKNGCDFRFAFKDIKEKANGKPLTKELVLSIISQ, encoded by the coding sequence ATGAAAGTTTGTATTGCCGAAAAACCAAGTGTAGCCCGAGAAATAGCCCAAGTCATCGGTGCCAAGAGCCGCAAGGATGGGTATTTTGAAGGGAATGGCTATCAGGTTACGTGGACCTTTGGCCATTTTTGTTCCCTTTATCCCCCAGAGGATTATGATCCTACATGGAAGCGTTGGGACCTTTACACCCTTCCCATGTTGCCCAAACGTTTCGAGACGAAGGTCATTCCGGATAGTGGTGTAAAAAAACAATTTAAGATCATCCGTAACCTGGTAAACAAGGCCGAAACGGTAATCAACTGTGGTGATGCAGGCCAAGAGGGCGAGCTCATCCAACGATGGGTACTAAAGCAAGCGGATTACCAAGGAAAGGTACAACGGCTGTGGATTTCTTCATTGACCCAGGAGTCTATCCAGTCGGGTTTCGAAAACCTAAAGCCTGCCGAGGAATTTGACAACCTATATTATGCCGGAAGCTCCAGGGCAATCGGCGATTGGCTGCTGGGCATGAATGCCACCCGGCTATACACGCTCAAGTACGGGGGATATAAGCAAGTTCTCTCCATCGGACGGGTGCAGACCCCCACCCTGGCCATGCTTGTCAACAGGCACCTTGAGATCAAAAATTTCAAACCTGAACCATTCTGGGAATTACAAACCATTTACAGGGACACCATCTTCAATAGTACCGAAGGAAAATTCCTTAAGAAAGAAAACGGAGAAGCACTACTGGCACAGATCACTGGAAAAGATCTAACGATCACGGCCATAGACCAAAAAGAGGGAAAAGAATATGCACCAAAGCTCTTTGACCTTACCAGCTTACAAGTGTACTGCAACAATAAATTCAACCTTACCGCTGACAATACCCTCAAAACTGTCCAGAGGCTATATGAAATGAAAGTAGTCACCTACCCAAGGGTGGACACTACTTTTCTTCCCAATGATATGTATCCCAAGATCCCTGGGATTTTGAAAGGACTTAGCAATTACCATCAGTTTACGGCTCCTTTGCTGACAAAGAAGATCCGAAAATCACCCAAAGTCTTTAATGACAAAAAAGTAACCGACCACCATGCGATTATTCCTACCGGCGAAGAAAAACAACTGGGCCACACTGAACAAAAAGTCTATGACATTATTGTCAGGAGATTTTTAGCGGTATTTTACCCCGACTGTAAAGTCGCCAAAACCCAAGTGAGCGGAGAAATAGAAAATACCACCTTCACCGCCAAAGGCAAGGAAATCCTGGAAGAGGGATGGCGGGCGCTTTTTGCAAAGGACAACAAAAAAGAAAAAGATGATGGTGACAGCAAGGACGAAGATGAAGAAGGCATTCTCCCAGCATTCGAAAAAGGAGAACATGGACCGCATCAACCCACACTAAAGGAAAAAACCACCAAACCTCCCAAAAACTATACCGAGGCTTCCCTCCTCAGGGCCATGGAAACGGCTGGCAAACAGGTAGAAGATGACGAACTCCGGGAGCTCATGAAATCCAATGGTATTGGAAGGCCATCCACACGCGCAAGCATCATCGAGACACTTTTCAGGCGTAAATATATCCAACGGAACAAAAAGCTGGTCGTCCCCACAGAAATGGGCATCCAACTTATTGGCACGATCCAAAATGAACTGCTGAAATCCGCTGAACTTACTGGCCAATGGGAAAAGCAACTAAAAGAAATCGAGGAAGGGGAATTCAGTGCCATCCAGTTTATATCGAACATGAAAAAAATGGTGGCCAGCTTGGTAACAGAGGTAAAACAAGAATCCAATAAACCACGCTTGGCTTCTCCCTATGCTTCGGACAGCAACAAAAACGCCTCCACCGCCAAATCCACAAACAGTCCTACCAAACGAACTGCAAAGGGACTTAATGACGTCTCTTGCCCCAAATGCGGCCAAGGCAATGTCATCAAAGGCAAAACCGCATATGGCTGTAGCCAATGGAAAACAGGATGCAATCTACGCCTCCCCATGAAAGTAATGGGCAAAAAACTCACCGACAAGCAGGTCCAACGGTTAATTGAAAAGAAGGCAACCACCAAACTAAAAGGCTTTCAGATAGAGGGGCAAAAGGTAGAAGGGGTGTTGAAATTGACCGATAACTTTGAAGTGGAATTTGACCATAAATCCCCCGCCCCTTCCAAACCAATACCCGTCAAAATGCCTCCTTGCCCAAAATGCAGAAAAGGTACCATTATCAAAGGCAACACTGCATATGGATGCAGTGAATGGAAAAATGGATGTGACTTTAGGTTTGCTTTTAAGGACATCAAAGAAAAGGCCAACGGAAAACCACTTACCAAAGAGCTAGTGCTTAGCATCATCAGCCAATGA
- a CDS encoding response regulator, translated as MTNIKSLCIIDDDPIYTFGVKKIIEMGNFNVNAMFYQNGHEAYEGLSSKIEKGESMPDMILLDINMPIWNGWKFLDEFLKLTPNTNIIIYIISSSIDPNDTKKAKEYNVIKNFIVKPISIEKVKELLEQGS; from the coding sequence ATGACAAACATTAAGAGCCTTTGTATTATAGACGATGATCCTATATATACTTTTGGAGTAAAAAAGATCATTGAGATGGGAAATTTCAATGTAAATGCCATGTTTTACCAAAATGGTCATGAGGCATATGAAGGCTTATCCTCAAAAATCGAAAAAGGGGAATCCATGCCCGACATGATCCTTTTGGATATTAATATGCCCATATGGAATGGTTGGAAATTTCTGGACGAATTTCTTAAGTTAACGCCCAACACCAATATTATCATTTATATCATATCCAGCAGTATCGATCCCAACGACACTAAAAAGGCAAAAGAATATAACGTTATCAAAAATTTTATCGTCAAGCCTATCTCGATTGAAAAAGTAAAGGAGCTGTTGGAACAAGGCTCTTAA
- a CDS encoding fibronectin type III domain-containing protein: protein MDKLLCSIWKLVCAFLSLFVSITSFAQQISIQPYLQNVSPNSAVVMWQTDSGEESIVEWGDTPSLGNEAKGKSIDINFTSARVHEVKIKGLEKFTNYYYRVRTAEAVSDIFQFKTPPFANDHRPFNLIAMSDMQIDGNARGKFSEVVNEGILAYLDEQFEGDVPDNLGMVLIPGDLVQNGATYHQWKDHFFDPAKALFAQVPVYPVLGNHENQSVFYFKYFSLPKNGSPEYAENWWYKDYGNIRVLGLNSNVEDGIGGSDFQLAWLDKVLAETEKMEEIDFVFAQMHHPHKSELWIPGESDFSGGVVKRLEAFTEKTGKPSVHFFGHTHGYSRGQSKDHKHLWINVASAGGALDNWGEFEGRDYEEFTVTQDEYGFVMVEVDPDPSNPKFTVKRISRGNQYHCRDNEMTDSITVWKYEQKPRPPKGIYPKNDQVSPHGLVLKANDFVSDRKAAEHSASNWQIGTDAGFSKPIVDSWKQSENWYYNENQQKDDDLRDEKIFKMLDPGKTYYWRVRYRDQNLNWSEWSPSYKFEVIQKE, encoded by the coding sequence ATGGACAAACTCCTTTGCAGCATTTGGAAACTTGTATGTGCTTTCCTAAGTTTATTTGTTTCGATAACATCATTTGCACAGCAGATAAGTATTCAGCCATATTTACAAAATGTTTCCCCCAATAGCGCCGTGGTGATGTGGCAAACCGATAGTGGAGAAGAGAGTATTGTGGAGTGGGGGGATACACCGAGCTTGGGAAATGAAGCCAAGGGTAAATCGATAGATATTAACTTCACTTCTGCAAGGGTGCATGAAGTGAAGATAAAGGGCTTGGAAAAATTCACCAACTACTATTATCGCGTCAGGACAGCGGAAGCTGTGTCTGATATATTTCAATTTAAGACACCACCGTTTGCCAACGATCATCGGCCGTTTAACCTTATCGCGATGAGCGATATGCAGATCGATGGCAATGCACGGGGCAAGTTCAGTGAGGTGGTCAATGAAGGGATTTTGGCCTATTTGGATGAGCAATTTGAGGGCGATGTGCCGGATAATTTGGGTATGGTGCTCATTCCCGGGGACTTGGTTCAGAATGGGGCAACCTATCACCAGTGGAAAGACCATTTTTTTGATCCAGCCAAAGCGTTGTTTGCCCAAGTGCCGGTTTACCCAGTTTTGGGCAATCATGAAAATCAATCCGTTTTTTATTTTAAGTACTTCAGCCTTCCCAAAAACGGCAGTCCTGAATATGCAGAGAATTGGTGGTATAAGGATTATGGAAATATTCGGGTGTTGGGGCTAAATTCAAACGTAGAGGATGGTATTGGAGGAAGTGATTTCCAACTGGCATGGCTGGATAAAGTACTTGCGGAAACAGAGAAAATGGAGGAAATCGATTTTGTTTTTGCACAAATGCACCACCCTCATAAGTCCGAACTGTGGATACCCGGGGAATCGGATTTTTCAGGTGGAGTAGTCAAAAGGTTAGAAGCATTTACCGAAAAAACGGGGAAGCCCAGTGTGCATTTTTTTGGGCACACTCACGGGTATTCCAGAGGACAGTCCAAGGATCATAAGCATCTATGGATCAATGTTGCCAGTGCTGGAGGAGCATTGGATAATTGGGGGGAATTTGAAGGAAGGGATTATGAGGAATTTACCGTTACCCAGGATGAATATGGATTTGTAATGGTGGAAGTGGATCCTGACCCTTCCAATCCTAAGTTTACAGTAAAACGTATCAGTCGTGGTAACCAGTACCATTGTAGGGACAATGAAATGACCGATTCCATTACGGTTTGGAAATATGAACAAAAGCCCCGTCCGCCGAAGGGGATATATCCCAAAAATGATCAAGTATCACCTCATGGCTTGGTATTGAAGGCAAATGATTTTGTCAGCGATCGAAAAGCCGCAGAGCATTCCGCATCCAATTGGCAGATTGGCACGGACGCAGGGTTTTCCAAGCCAATCGTGGATAGCTGGAAGCAAAGTGAAAATTGGTATTACAATGAGAACCAACAAAAAGATGACGACCTGCGTGATGAAAAGATCTTTAAAATGCTGGATCCTGGAAAAACGTACTATTGGCGTGTGAGGTATCGGGATCAAAATCTAAACTGGAGCGAGTGGTCCCCGTCATATAAGTTTGAAGTGATTCAAAAAGAATGA